In one Bryobacteraceae bacterium genomic region, the following are encoded:
- a CDS encoding energy transducer TonB: MMTTAEREIVDVANRHADINDPDLHLQRLLAKDTSKPWFVTIIDDIREFLFPPKLPPLEVTSKPVAVKDIWGFYEGNKGRSRMMSFGIHVGVVLLVIFLGTNEKVQTAVRDTATVFIPDISPYMSQSKPKAQAMGGGGGGGDRSPLPAAKGQLPKPAPKQFVPPAQVINNPEPKLAMVPTIEIQPDAQLPQTNLPQWGDPLAKIGPPSNGPGSGSGIGSGSGGGIGSGKGAGLGPGSGGGMGGGAYRIGGGVSAPALLSKVEPEYSEEARKAKFQGTVVLQIVVDETGKARDIRVVRPLGLGLDEKAIEAVQKWRFRPGMLNGKPVPVQATIEVNFRLL; the protein is encoded by the coding sequence ATGATGACGACTGCGGAGCGGGAAATTGTGGACGTAGCAAACAGACACGCTGACATCAACGACCCGGATCTCCATCTCCAGCGATTGCTGGCGAAGGATACGAGCAAACCGTGGTTCGTCACCATCATCGACGACATTCGCGAGTTCCTGTTCCCGCCGAAACTTCCGCCGCTCGAGGTGACCTCGAAACCAGTGGCCGTGAAGGACATCTGGGGATTTTACGAAGGCAACAAGGGCCGTTCCCGAATGATGTCGTTCGGCATCCACGTCGGCGTCGTGCTGCTGGTGATCTTCCTCGGCACCAACGAAAAGGTCCAGACCGCGGTGCGCGACACCGCCACGGTCTTCATCCCGGACATTTCGCCGTACATGTCGCAATCGAAGCCAAAGGCGCAAGCCATGGGCGGTGGCGGCGGCGGCGGCGACCGTTCCCCGCTTCCGGCGGCCAAGGGCCAGCTTCCCAAGCCCGCGCCAAAGCAGTTCGTGCCCCCGGCGCAGGTGATCAACAATCCGGAACCGAAGCTGGCGATGGTTCCGACCATCGAAATCCAGCCTGACGCGCAACTGCCCCAGACAAACCTGCCGCAATGGGGCGACCCGCTGGCCAAGATCGGCCCGCCGTCGAACGGGCCAGGCTCGGGATCGGGCATCGGCTCGGGATCGGGCGGCGGTATCGGATCGGGCAAAGGCGCCGGACTCGGGCCGGGTTCCGGCGGCGGCATGGGCGGTGGAGCTTACCGCATCGGCGGCGGCGTATCGGCGCCGGCGCTGCTCTCCAAGGTCGAGCCGGAGTACTCGGAAGAAGCCCGAAAGGCGAAGTTCCAGGGCACGGTGGTTCTCCAGATTGTCGTCGACGAGACCGGCAAGGCCCGCGACATCCGCGTAGTTCGCCCGCTCGGTTTGGGTCTCGATGAAAAAGCGATCGAAGCCGTCCAGAAGTGGCGGTTCCGGCCGGGCATGCTGAACGGCAAGCCGGTCCCGGTACAGGCCACTATCGAAGTCAACTTCCGGCTGCTGTAA
- a CDS encoding energy transducer TonB, translating to MQTFDQSPARPFSHALSLLIHGAAIALLLLATRYSSAPASDPPDRFVPSIPLHIPRILAREPGGGGTAQPLPPSRGQLPTVTRPFAMPPNPEARPAELMLPPSIEAVTPQTSTELRWGLPDGAPGPPSGGPGKRGGIGDGPNGAVGNSRGPGADRGGLEAYRVSGEVSGPKLIFKHEPEYSEDARKAKLQGAVQLEIVVGPDGLVHDIRVTYPLGLGLDEKAVEAVRQWRFKPGMKMGRPVAVRATVEVNFRLL from the coding sequence ATGCAGACGTTCGACCAGAGCCCGGCGCGGCCTTTCAGCCACGCCCTCTCTCTTCTGATTCACGGCGCCGCCATCGCCTTGCTGCTGTTGGCGACGCGCTATTCCTCGGCCCCCGCCAGCGACCCACCCGATCGGTTCGTTCCTTCGATTCCGCTCCACATCCCGCGCATCCTCGCCAGAGAGCCGGGCGGCGGCGGCACGGCGCAACCCCTGCCGCCCAGTCGTGGACAGCTTCCCACCGTGACGCGACCCTTCGCGATGCCGCCCAACCCCGAAGCGCGGCCAGCGGAACTGATGCTGCCGCCATCGATCGAAGCGGTCACTCCGCAGACGTCCACCGAACTTCGCTGGGGACTGCCGGACGGCGCGCCGGGCCCGCCGTCGGGAGGACCGGGCAAGCGCGGCGGCATCGGCGACGGCCCCAATGGCGCCGTCGGCAACTCCCGCGGACCCGGCGCCGACCGGGGCGGCCTGGAAGCGTATCGCGTCTCGGGCGAGGTCTCCGGACCGAAGTTGATCTTCAAGCACGAGCCCGAATACTCCGAGGACGCACGGAAAGCCAAGCTCCAGGGAGCCGTGCAACTCGAGATTGTCGTCGGCCCCGACGGGCTCGTTCACGACATCCGCGTCACCTACCCGCTCGGGCTTGGCCTCGACGAGAAGGCCGTTGAAGCTGTACGGCAATGGCGGTTCAAACCGGGGATGAAGATGGGCCGCCCCGTGGCCGTGCGGGCGACGGTGGAAGTGAACTTCCGCCTGCTGTGA
- a CDS encoding DJ-1/PfpI family protein, whose protein sequence is MSKRVLIVTGDAGEGYEAWYAIHRLQEEGMEPVVASTAPRRMNMVMHDFEPGWETYIERPGYGVTATLGFADVDPAAFDAILVLGGRAPEYLRHNDRLLEIVRAMHRAGRWIFSICHGIQVLAAAGILEGRTVTCYEHVRFEVAMCKGAWDQRQAVRDGRLVTAQTWESHPEFYREVMACLREA, encoded by the coding sequence ATGAGCAAGCGCGTCCTCATCGTCACCGGTGACGCCGGCGAAGGCTACGAGGCCTGGTACGCCATCCACCGCCTTCAGGAAGAAGGCATGGAACCCGTGGTCGCCTCCACTGCGCCTCGACGGATGAACATGGTGATGCACGATTTCGAGCCCGGCTGGGAAACCTACATCGAACGGCCGGGATATGGCGTCACCGCGACGTTGGGTTTCGCCGACGTCGACCCCGCCGCATTCGACGCGATCCTGGTGCTCGGCGGCCGCGCGCCGGAGTACCTGCGCCACAACGATCGCCTTCTCGAGATCGTCCGCGCCATGCACCGGGCCGGAAGGTGGATCTTCTCGATCTGCCACGGCATCCAGGTGCTTGCCGCCGCCGGGATTCTGGAGGGCCGCACGGTCACCTGCTATGAACACGTTCGCTTCGAAGTGGCGATGTGCAAGGGCGCTTGGGACCAGCGCCAGGCGGTGCGCGACGGGCGTCTGGTTACCGCGCAGACCTGGGAGTCCCACCCCGAGTTCTACCGCGAAGTGATGGCCTGCCTCCGCGAGGCCTAG